One genomic segment of Culturomica massiliensis includes these proteins:
- a CDS encoding glycosyltransferase family 4 protein: MKTRVLMFGWEFPPHIAGGLGTACLGLTKGLAKQGVEVLFVMPKASGDEDQSAARIINASDVEALFDVVDIEEYWKNINFMEIGSNLIPYMDPERFEREVNEQLKTGHQENRIGFKNKYTFSGKYGANLMEEVARYAIVAATIARQQQFDVIHAHDWLTYAAGIAAKKVSGKPLVIHVHATEFDRSGENVNQLVFDLERQGMLAADRVITVSNLTRNIVVNRYGIDPAKVVTVHNAVDFQSYKDMNVERGVKEKVVTFLGRITYQKGPEYFIEAAHKVLKAYPDVRFVMAGSGDLMNRSIRRVAKLRMATHFHFTGFLRGQDVQKMFAQSDVYVMPSVSEPFGISPLEAMRSGVPTIISKQSGVAEVLKHALKVDFWDVDALADAIYGLLKYPALSQMSGRCGLEEVNTLKWENAAYLLKQIYEDVKK; encoded by the coding sequence ATGAAAACAAGAGTTTTAATGTTCGGTTGGGAGTTCCCGCCTCATATTGCCGGGGGATTGGGAACTGCCTGTTTGGGATTGACGAAAGGGCTTGCCAAGCAGGGTGTTGAGGTTTTGTTTGTGATGCCGAAAGCCAGTGGGGATGAGGATCAGAGCGCCGCCAGAATTATCAATGCAAGTGATGTAGAAGCTTTGTTCGACGTTGTCGATATCGAGGAATACTGGAAGAATATCAATTTTATGGAGATCGGGTCGAACCTGATTCCATACATGGATCCGGAACGTTTTGAGAGAGAAGTGAACGAGCAGTTGAAAACCGGTCATCAGGAAAATCGTATCGGTTTTAAGAATAAGTATACATTTTCGGGTAAATATGGGGCAAACCTGATGGAAGAAGTCGCCCGTTATGCTATTGTGGCTGCGACTATCGCCCGTCAGCAGCAGTTTGATGTTATACATGCTCACGACTGGCTGACTTATGCAGCCGGAATTGCTGCTAAGAAAGTATCCGGAAAACCTTTGGTGATTCATGTGCATGCTACCGAATTCGACCGTAGCGGAGAAAACGTGAATCAGTTGGTGTTTGATCTGGAACGTCAGGGTATGCTTGCAGCCGATCGGGTGATTACAGTAAGTAACCTGACCCGTAATATTGTTGTCAATCGTTATGGAATAGATCCGGCAAAAGTGGTGACTGTACATAACGCTGTTGATTTTCAGTCGTATAAAGATATGAATGTGGAACGCGGAGTGAAGGAAAAAGTCGTTACCTTCCTCGGACGTATCACATATCAGAAAGGACCGGAGTATTTTATCGAAGCTGCCCACAAAGTACTGAAGGCATATCCGGATGTACGTTTTGTAATGGCGGGAAGCGGGGATTTGATGAATCGTTCCATCCGAAGGGTCGCTAAATTGAGAATGGCTACTCATTTTCATTTTACGGGATTTCTCCGGGGACAGGATGTACAGAAAATGTTTGCTCAGAGTGACGTATATGTTATGCCCTCTGTTTCCGAACCGTTCGGAATATCTCCGCTGGAAGCTATGCGTTCCGGAGTGCCGACCATTATTTCCAAACAATCCGGAGTAGCGGAAGTGTTGAAACATGCTTTGAAAGTCGATTTCTGGGATGTGGACGCATTGGCAGATGCTATTTACGGTTTGCTGAAATATCCGGCATTATCGCAAATGTCAGGAAGATGCGGTTTGGAAGAAGTAAATACGCTGAAATGGGAAAATGCAGCTTATTTATTGAAGCAAATATACGAAGACGTAAAGAAATAA